GGAATCAGCATGCAAACCCTGACTAAAACAGCCAATTCCATCCCTTCCCTAAACGGCAAAGTTGCGATCGTCACCGGCGGTGCGCGGGGCCTGGGAGCGGCCACCTGCCAATGCCTAGCCACTGCTGGATTGAACGTAGTCGTTGCTGATCTGCGCCACGAGCTAGCCAGCGACCTCGCCCAGGAAATTGGGGCTTCCAGCGGTAGCGCCATGGCCCTCAACCTGGATGTCACCAGCCCCACTAGCGCCGCCGCCCTGCTCGATCAGGTGCTCGATCGCTACGGCCGCATCGACGTGCTGATCAACAACGCCGGCATTGACGTCACCGAATCGGTTGAAGACCTGACTCACGACCAGTGGCAGCAGGTGATTAACGTCAACCTCAACGGCCCGTTTTATATGTCTAAAGCCGTTTTTCCTGCTATGCGCGAAAACGGCGGTGGCCACATCATCAACATTGTCTCCACCGCCGCCAAACGGGCCTGGGCCAATGCCTCCGCCTACCACGCTAGCAAGTGGGGCCTACTGGGCTTCTCTCAAGCGCTGCACGTAGAAGGGCGACCCCACAACATCAAAGTCACCTCTCTAATTGCCGGCGGTATGCGTACCCCGTTTTTGCTAGAGCGCTTTCCCGACATCGACCAGACCACCCTGCAAGACCCCGCCAACGTAGCCGAGACCATTCGCTACCTGCTGATGCAGCCCCCCGGCACGGTGATCTCGGAGATGATGGTGCTGCCGATGAAGGAGACTTCGTGGCCGTAGGGGAGTAGGGGAGTAGGCGGGTGGGAGGGTAGGGGGTAGGAGGGTGATGACTTGCTCAATGCCTTACTCCCACTTAGTCAAACGTCTTTCACCTTTTCTCTGATCCATCCCATCTTCCTCACCTCCCCCACCTTTCATCTCCATCACTCTCCTACTCCACCACTCTCCCACCCTCCCAGTCATCTACGCTCCCACCCATCTACCCATCCACTCCCCACCCCCTCCCATGCTCCCCACGATTTTTCTTGACAAGGACGGCACCCTGCTCGAAGACGTGCCCTACAACGTTGACCCGGCGCAGATGCGGCTGTGTGCTGGGGTGGTGACTGGGGTGCAGCGGCTGTATGAGGCGGGGTTTGCTCTAGTGGTGGTGACTAACCAGTCGGGGGTGGCGCGGGGATATTTTGCGGAGGCGGCGATCGCCCCTATGGAGCGTCACCTCCGCCAGCTGTTGGGGGTGCCGATCGCGGGTTTTTACTACTGTCCCCACCATCCCCAGGGCAGTGTGGCGGGCTATGCGTTGAGCTGTGACTGTCGCAAGCCTGAGCCGGGCATGCTGCTGCGAGCCCAGGCCGATCTGGGGCTCGACCTAGGCCGCTCCTGGATGGTGGGAGACATTCTTAACGATGTGGAAGCGGGGCATCGGGCCGGGTGTCGCACCGTTTTGATTGACAACGGCAACGAGACCGAGTG
This genomic interval from Nodosilinea sp. FACHB-141 contains the following:
- a CDS encoding HAD-IIIA family hydrolase: MLPTIFLDKDGTLLEDVPYNVDPAQMRLCAGVVTGVQRLYEAGFALVVVTNQSGVARGYFAEAAIAPMERHLRQLLGVPIAGFYYCPHHPQGSVAGYALSCDCRKPEPGMLLRAQADLGLDLGRSWMVGDILNDVEAGHRAGCRTVLIDNGNETEWILTPGRVPHQTAQTFDQAADLILQQSYAYSRRPDPVFP
- a CDS encoding SDR family oxidoreductase, with translation MQTLTKTANSIPSLNGKVAIVTGGARGLGAATCQCLATAGLNVVVADLRHELASDLAQEIGASSGSAMALNLDVTSPTSAAALLDQVLDRYGRIDVLINNAGIDVTESVEDLTHDQWQQVINVNLNGPFYMSKAVFPAMRENGGGHIINIVSTAAKRAWANASAYHASKWGLLGFSQALHVEGRPHNIKVTSLIAGGMRTPFLLERFPDIDQTTLQDPANVAETIRYLLMQPPGTVISEMMVLPMKETSWP